One window from the genome of Synechococcus sp. PROS-7-1 encodes:
- a CDS encoding PIN/TRAM domain-containing protein — protein MVEALILILFLISGSATGWMGVHLLPQELLDDVNAQWVRFGLTAAGAGIGIVAGLVFRRLRQQLMRQVRTMPTDLLVSRAVGLILGLLVANLLLAPILLLPLAGASSLVKPLAAILSNGFFGVLGYNLAEVHGRTLLRLFNPTSTEALLVADGVLTPATAKILDTSVIIDGRIRGMVGCGLLEGKVIVAQTVIDEMQQLADSNNLEKRGKGRRGLKLLNELREAYERRLVINTTRYDGAGTDDRLLQLTEDTGGTLVTADFNLAQVARLKDLKVMNLSELVIALRPEVQPGDELNLKIVREGKEDHQGVAYLEDGTMVVVENARSAIGERRPVVITGALQNPSGRMVFARLDQDRAPSVVGKESKASKAPRKSKSNERPAPESR, from the coding sequence ATGGTTGAAGCGCTCATTCTCATTCTGTTTCTCATCTCCGGTTCAGCCACCGGCTGGATGGGAGTGCACCTGCTGCCCCAGGAGCTTCTCGATGATGTGAATGCCCAGTGGGTGCGCTTCGGGCTCACGGCTGCCGGAGCGGGCATCGGCATCGTGGCAGGGCTGGTCTTCCGCAGGCTGCGGCAGCAATTGATGCGGCAGGTCCGCACCATGCCCACCGATCTCTTGGTGAGTCGGGCTGTGGGACTGATCCTCGGGCTTCTGGTGGCCAACCTGCTGCTAGCACCAATCCTGTTGCTGCCTTTGGCAGGAGCCAGCTCCTTGGTGAAACCCCTGGCAGCCATCCTCAGCAACGGATTCTTCGGCGTCTTGGGATACAACCTGGCCGAAGTTCACGGACGGACCCTTCTGAGGCTTTTCAATCCGACCTCAACGGAAGCGTTGCTGGTGGCTGATGGTGTTCTGACACCAGCAACGGCCAAGATTCTTGACACCAGCGTGATCATCGACGGACGCATCCGGGGAATGGTCGGCTGCGGCCTGCTTGAAGGCAAGGTGATCGTGGCGCAGACCGTGATTGATGAGATGCAGCAGCTTGCTGACTCCAACAACCTGGAGAAGCGCGGCAAAGGGCGCCGTGGACTCAAGTTGCTCAATGAATTGCGAGAGGCCTACGAGCGCCGCCTGGTGATTAACACCACCCGCTACGACGGTGCTGGCACCGATGACCGTCTGCTTCAGCTCACTGAAGACACCGGTGGCACCCTGGTAACCGCAGATTTCAACCTGGCCCAGGTCGCCCGCCTGAAGGATCTGAAGGTGATGAATCTCAGCGAACTCGTGATTGCGTTGCGTCCCGAAGTGCAGCCCGGCGATGAACTCAATCTAAAAATCGTGCGAGAGGGCAAAGAGGATCACCAAGGTGTGGCCTACCTGGAGGACGGCACGATGGTGGTGGTGGAAAATGCCCGCTCGGCGATTGGAGAACGCCGCCCTGTGGTGATCACTGGTGCCCTCCAGAATCCCAGCGGACGCATGGTGTTCGCCCGTTTGGATCAAGATCGTGCCCCAAGCGTGGTGGGCAAGGAGAGCAAGGCGTCCAAAGCACCCCGGAAGTCCAAAAGCAATGAGCGTCCGGCGCCGGAATCCCGCTAG
- a CDS encoding ATP-dependent Clp protease proteolytic subunit, with product MTTSAPYYGDSSVMRTPPPDLPSLLLKERIVYLGLPLFSDDDTKRQVGIDVTELIIAQLLYLEFDNPDKPIYFYINSTGTSWYTGDAIGFETEAFAICDTLRYVKPPVHTICIGQAMGTAAVILSAGTKGQRAALPHASIVLHQPRSGARGQATDIQIRAQEVLHNKRAMLEILSTNTGRSVEELSKDSDRMSYLTPEQAKDYGLIDRVLTSRKDLPAPVPAA from the coding sequence ATGACCACGTCAGCCCCGTATTACGGCGACTCGTCGGTGATGAGAACGCCACCGCCGGATCTGCCGTCGCTGCTGCTCAAGGAAAGAATCGTCTACCTCGGGCTTCCTCTCTTTTCAGATGACGACACCAAGCGTCAGGTGGGCATCGATGTCACAGAGCTGATCATCGCCCAACTCCTGTATCTGGAGTTCGACAATCCCGATAAGCCGATTTACTTCTATATCAACTCCACTGGCACCAGCTGGTACACCGGTGACGCCATCGGCTTTGAAACCGAGGCCTTCGCGATCTGCGACACCCTTCGTTACGTGAAACCGCCTGTTCACACCATCTGCATCGGCCAGGCGATGGGAACGGCGGCAGTGATCCTTTCAGCCGGCACGAAAGGGCAGCGCGCAGCTCTTCCCCACGCTTCAATCGTGCTGCACCAACCCCGTAGTGGTGCCCGCGGCCAAGCCACCGACATTCAGATCCGCGCGCAAGAGGTTCTCCATAACAAGCGCGCCATGCTTGAAATCCTTTCCACTAACACCGGGCGCTCAGTGGAGGAACTGTCGAAAGATTCCGACCGCATGAGCTATCTCACCCCTGAGCAAGCCAAGGACTACGGACTGATCGATCGCGTCCTCACCAGTCGTAAGGATCTTCCGGCGCCGGTTCCCGCCGCCTGA
- a CDS encoding ATP-dependent Clp protease proteolytic subunit, which produces MPIGTPSVPYRLPGSQMERWVDIYTRLGVERILFLGSEVNDAVANSLVAQMLYLDSEDSGKPIYLYINSPGGSVTAGLAIYDTMQYVKSDVVTICVGLAASMGAFLLAAGTKGKRLALPHSRIMIHQPLGGTAQRQASDIEIEAQEILRMKEMLNRSMAEMSGQSFEKVEKDTDRDYFLSSQEAKDYGLIDRVIAHPNEA; this is translated from the coding sequence ATGCCCATCGGAACCCCAAGCGTCCCTTACCGCCTTCCCGGCAGCCAGATGGAGCGCTGGGTCGACATCTACACCCGCCTGGGAGTGGAGAGGATCTTGTTTCTTGGCTCAGAAGTCAATGATGCCGTCGCCAACAGCCTCGTCGCTCAGATGCTGTATCTCGATTCCGAGGACAGCGGCAAGCCGATTTACCTCTACATCAATTCCCCCGGCGGCTCGGTAACAGCAGGCTTGGCCATCTACGACACGATGCAGTACGTCAAGAGTGACGTGGTCACCATCTGTGTCGGCCTGGCCGCCTCGATGGGCGCGTTTCTGCTTGCAGCCGGTACCAAAGGAAAGCGCCTGGCACTGCCTCACAGCCGGATCATGATCCACCAACCCCTGGGCGGAACGGCGCAGCGGCAGGCCAGCGACATCGAGATCGAAGCCCAGGAAATTTTGCGCATGAAAGAGATGCTCAACCGCTCCATGGCAGAGATGAGCGGCCAAAGCTTCGAGAAAGTCGAGAAGGACACCGATCGTGACTACTTCCTCAGCAGCCAGGAGGCCAAGGACTATGGCCTCATCGATCGCGTGATCGCTCATCCGAACGAGGCCTGA
- the ilvC gene encoding ketol-acid reductoisomerase, which yields MAQLFYDTDADLSLLSGKTVAIVGYGSQGHAHALNLKDSGVEVVVGLYEGSRSAEKAKADGLEVLSVAEAAERADWIMVLLPDEFQKDVYAKEIAPHLKAGKVLSFAHGFNIRFGLIKPPADVDVVMIAPKGPGHTVRWEYQNGQGVPALFAIEQDASGQARGLAMAYAKGIGGTRAGILETNFKEETETDLFGEQAVLCGGLSELVKAGFETLVEAGYQPELAYFECLHEVKLIVDLMVKGGLSAMRDSISNTAEYGDYVSGPRLITADTKAEMKRILSDIQDGTFAKNFVAECEAGKPEMNKIREQDRHHKIEEVGKGLRSMFSWLKAS from the coding sequence ATGGCTCAGCTTTTCTACGACACCGATGCCGATCTCTCGCTGCTCAGCGGCAAGACGGTAGCCATCGTTGGCTATGGCTCCCAGGGTCATGCCCACGCCCTCAATCTCAAGGACAGCGGTGTTGAGGTGGTTGTCGGTCTGTACGAAGGCAGTCGCTCCGCTGAGAAAGCCAAGGCCGATGGCCTCGAAGTGCTCTCTGTGGCGGAGGCTGCAGAACGAGCCGACTGGATCATGGTGCTGCTGCCCGATGAGTTCCAGAAGGACGTTTACGCCAAGGAAATTGCACCGCATCTGAAAGCGGGCAAGGTGCTGAGCTTCGCCCATGGCTTCAACATCCGCTTCGGCCTGATCAAGCCTCCTGCCGACGTTGATGTGGTGATGATCGCCCCCAAGGGACCGGGCCACACCGTGCGCTGGGAATACCAGAACGGTCAGGGCGTGCCCGCCCTGTTCGCGATCGAGCAGGACGCGTCTGGGCAAGCCCGAGGCCTGGCCATGGCCTACGCCAAAGGAATTGGTGGCACCCGAGCCGGAATTCTGGAGACCAACTTCAAAGAGGAAACCGAGACCGATCTGTTCGGTGAACAGGCTGTGCTCTGCGGCGGCCTCTCCGAACTGGTGAAGGCAGGTTTCGAAACCCTGGTGGAAGCTGGCTACCAGCCCGAGTTGGCTTACTTCGAATGCCTGCACGAGGTGAAGCTGATCGTGGATCTGATGGTGAAGGGTGGCTTGTCGGCCATGCGTGACTCCATCTCCAACACCGCCGAATACGGCGACTACGTGAGCGGTCCGCGCCTGATCACGGCCGACACCAAGGCGGAAATGAAGCGCATCCTCAGCGACATCCAGGACGGCACCTTCGCCAAGAACTTCGTGGCGGAATGCGAAGCCGGCAAGCCGGAGATGAACAAGATCCGCGAACAGGACCGTCACCACAAGATCGAGGAAGTGGGCAAGGGCCTGCGGTCGATGTTCAGCTGGTTGAAAGCCTCCTGA
- the cbiB gene encoding adenosylcobinamide-phosphate synthase CbiB, whose amino-acid sequence MQPIVLVIAAAGLDWLIGDPRWLPHPVVWMGQAIRYLRQRLEPWAGDRPRELRLSGGLITTALVLTSVGAGWLIERFWLQSSGLWQWAAGLILVMALASALAARSLHDSVIAVVKALPDQDDAEPTLARERLSWIVGRETNQLCGNEILRAAAETASENAVDGVFAPLFWMLVGVVLWRAGWLQGPGPLALAWGFKASSTLDSMLGYKRGRLRWLGTAGARLDDALTWLPCRLVMVTLPLISRSWWMWPSLVRAAERDGSLDPSPNAGRSEAIYAHCADVQLGGSNRYGDTWIDKPLLKAGGAEADPHGVRTILNLSARLESLWLFAAGGLSLLTKQ is encoded by the coding sequence ATTCAGCCCATCGTCCTGGTGATCGCCGCTGCCGGTCTCGACTGGTTGATCGGAGATCCCCGGTGGTTGCCCCATCCCGTGGTGTGGATGGGGCAAGCCATCCGCTATCTCAGGCAACGGCTGGAACCTTGGGCGGGAGATCGTCCCAGGGAACTGCGCTTGAGTGGTGGTCTGATTACGACGGCGCTGGTGTTGACCAGCGTTGGCGCTGGATGGCTGATCGAGCGTTTTTGGCTGCAGTCCAGCGGACTTTGGCAGTGGGCTGCTGGTTTGATCCTCGTGATGGCGCTGGCCAGTGCTCTGGCGGCACGAAGCCTTCACGACAGTGTCATCGCCGTGGTGAAGGCCCTCCCAGACCAGGACGACGCAGAGCCGACCCTTGCACGGGAGCGACTGAGCTGGATTGTGGGCCGGGAGACGAACCAGCTCTGCGGCAATGAGATTTTGCGCGCAGCAGCGGAAACGGCCAGTGAAAATGCCGTTGATGGCGTCTTCGCGCCCCTGTTCTGGATGCTCGTTGGCGTTGTTCTCTGGAGAGCAGGCTGGCTCCAGGGTCCTGGCCCTCTCGCGCTCGCCTGGGGTTTCAAGGCCAGCAGCACCCTTGATTCCATGCTGGGCTACAAGCGCGGAAGATTGCGCTGGCTGGGGACAGCAGGCGCCCGTTTGGACGACGCCCTCACCTGGCTGCCGTGCCGATTGGTGATGGTGACGCTGCCCCTGATCAGCCGCAGCTGGTGGATGTGGCCCTCATTGGTACGGGCGGCGGAACGGGATGGATCCCTGGATCCCTCACCGAACGCTGGACGGTCGGAAGCGATCTACGCCCATTGCGCCGATGTTCAGCTTGGAGGCAGCAACCGCTATGGGGACACGTGGATCGACAAACCCCTTCTGAAGGCTGGAGGCGCTGAAGCCGACCCGCACGGAGTACGAACCATCCTCAATCTGTCGGCGCGACTGGAATCGCTGTGGCTATTTGCAGCGGGAGGACTGAGCCTGCTCACGAAGCAATGA
- a CDS encoding sugar transferase: MSRRASRRHLELISAPASSLTALTLVRRQSRVGRTIKRSGDVLFSLAVLALGAPLFGLLAALVKLSSPGPVFYVQKRVGRGYRRFGCIKFRTMRADADAVLAQVLERSPAMRAEFERDFKLREDPRITPIGRFLRRSSLDELPQFLNVLRGEMSVVGPRPIVDKEIERYSDYMDEVLAVRPGLTGLWQVSGRNNLSYAKRVRLDLAYARGRSFFLDSAIILRTFGVLLLPMDRGAY; this comes from the coding sequence ATGAGCCGCCGTGCTTCTCGACGGCATCTCGAGCTGATTTCCGCTCCTGCCTCGAGCCTGACAGCCCTCACCCTCGTTCGCCGTCAAAGCCGAGTGGGGAGAACCATCAAGCGCAGTGGTGATGTGCTCTTTTCACTCGCCGTTCTCGCGTTGGGAGCACCGTTGTTTGGCTTGTTGGCAGCACTGGTGAAGCTCAGCTCTCCGGGACCGGTGTTTTATGTGCAGAAACGCGTTGGCCGGGGATACCGTCGCTTTGGCTGCATCAAATTCCGCACCATGCGAGCCGATGCGGATGCCGTGCTGGCTCAGGTGTTGGAGCGATCGCCAGCCATGCGTGCTGAGTTTGAGCGTGATTTCAAGCTGCGGGAAGATCCGCGGATTACGCCGATTGGCCGTTTCCTCAGGCGATCAAGCCTCGATGAACTTCCCCAGTTCCTCAATGTGTTGCGTGGAGAGATGAGCGTGGTGGGGCCCAGACCGATCGTCGATAAGGAAATTGAGCGCTACTCCGACTACATGGACGAGGTCCTGGCCGTCCGCCCAGGACTGACTGGGCTTTGGCAGGTAAGCGGTCGCAATAACCTCAGTTACGCAAAACGGGTTCGACTGGATCTGGCGTATGCCAGAGGTCGTTCATTCTTTCTGGATTCCGCCATCATTTTGCGCACATTTGGAGTTCTTCTGTTGCCGATGGATCGTGGCGCTTACTGA
- a CDS encoding DUF1345 domain-containing protein — MDLNREQVVLTASPFPHRLFSAFHDLERAKIAGSIGVVVALIIFCLMGARWNVLDEAFSVGFLSAMLLDLVRFNVCASRLNLPQTRTLFGHERARRMRLILRTVLFTFMSIALLSLSISDIHSGQSFLPEWLRIVVYFLSMFATWMQLHNGFGIHYAKSYFQLNPRSGESGESPQGLIFEGNEPIFTDFLYVAFAVGLTYAMSDVTLEDSRIRRVVWFHSIVSFLFYSTVISAVLNLVTSA, encoded by the coding sequence ATGGATTTGAATCGTGAACAGGTGGTTCTGACGGCCTCCCCTTTTCCCCATCGGCTGTTCAGTGCGTTTCATGATCTAGAGCGCGCCAAGATCGCTGGCTCGATTGGTGTTGTTGTTGCCCTGATCATCTTCTGCTTGATGGGGGCGCGCTGGAATGTGCTTGATGAAGCCTTTTCTGTTGGGTTTCTCAGCGCTATGTTGCTCGACCTTGTCCGTTTCAATGTTTGTGCATCACGATTGAATCTTCCGCAGACACGAACGCTCTTCGGCCATGAAAGAGCTCGTCGCATGCGACTGATTCTCAGGACGGTTTTGTTTACATTTATGAGTATTGCCCTGTTGAGCTTAAGCATTAGCGACATTCATTCTGGTCAGAGTTTCTTGCCGGAATGGTTGAGAATTGTTGTTTACTTTCTGTCTATGTTCGCTACGTGGATGCAATTGCACAATGGTTTTGGCATCCACTATGCCAAGAGTTATTTTCAGCTCAACCCTCGCAGTGGCGAGAGCGGTGAGTCCCCTCAGGGATTGATCTTCGAAGGAAATGAACCAATTTTTACCGATTTTCTTTACGTCGCTTTCGCGGTAGGCCTCACCTATGCCATGAGTGATGTAACACTTGAAGATTCAAGGATTCGTAGAGTGGTGTGGTTTCACTCCATTGTGAGCTTTCTTTTTTATTCAACGGTGATTTCTGCTGTGCTCAACCTGGTCACTAGTGCCTGA
- a CDS encoding heavy metal translocating P-type ATPase gives MTHSTTISGCFNMREESLGFQLIHRSDQRLRLSLPRDRKSPEALKHWLIGQPEILSARVNTWAQSLIITLPPSTSGWSDNDVISWMNSLPSDGELMHQFNACPPVQDVALRDGDAEEPFVPSRIILPVSSLALALLAGPLSLPPLGVAIFILIAARLSFRRAWEGLRDERRINVDALDALAVGIHSLEGFLVGPALMISMIEGGEAVRDATQRIAHSASSDLLAGLEADVRRIDDAGNETIVPSSELRSNDRAIFYPGDSIPCDGIVEKGEVSFDVVKLTGESVPRHAEAGDEVLAGFILLEGTMIMRITAVGCDTRIGQITALIDSAPVFDTRVGNVAARVANRFVLPTLALAGVSLLLSAGNLAQAASLLMFDLGTGLRVSVPTAIMAALTRAGSQGLLIRSGRALELLDEIDVVVFDKTGTLTKGHPSVVHFDVLDPSFEPETLMHLAASAEQGLNHPIAEAIVQYAALSEQHPATPDAWDYKIGRGVSAVIEGHSVLIGNSRLLREEGLTEPELPIRPELDTATPVFLAVDGAIVGVFHAADTLRPDSHALVQELHRRGIQAHMLTGDIATVAHAVAARLGLHPDEVHAEALPDQKADLVKAFKDQGKRVVFVGDGINDSAALAYADVSVSFASGSDLARETADIVLTNDRVSDLIAAQDLSRLTFKLIRENIGIVGVPNLSALLIGTFFPLGPITAVLINNGSSLVAAGNAMRTLRFRPSPLSEPQSCDLPAPLRASDLAKRLGTTHQRISSMRKKGGLPSWSRLQDPDGHSWRYCETTQIYHPLEIAEAVA, from the coding sequence GTGACGCATTCCACCACCATCTCTGGTTGCTTCAACATGAGGGAGGAGTCGCTTGGCTTTCAGCTCATTCATCGCAGTGATCAGCGACTCCGCTTGAGTCTTCCTCGCGATCGCAAGTCTCCTGAAGCGTTGAAGCATTGGTTGATCGGTCAGCCTGAAATCCTCTCAGCCAGGGTCAACACCTGGGCTCAATCACTCATCATCACCCTGCCTCCATCCACCTCAGGATGGAGTGACAATGACGTGATCAGCTGGATGAATTCCCTCCCCAGCGATGGGGAACTGATGCATCAATTCAACGCCTGCCCTCCGGTTCAGGACGTTGCCTTGAGGGATGGCGATGCGGAGGAGCCCTTCGTCCCCTCCCGGATCATTCTTCCCGTCAGTTCCTTGGCACTGGCACTGCTCGCCGGCCCCTTATCGCTGCCACCTCTGGGCGTGGCGATCTTCATTCTCATCGCGGCCCGCCTGAGCTTCCGTCGGGCATGGGAAGGCCTTCGGGATGAACGCCGCATCAACGTCGATGCTCTCGACGCTTTGGCCGTGGGTATTCACAGTCTCGAGGGGTTCCTTGTTGGCCCGGCGTTGATGATCAGCATGATCGAGGGCGGTGAAGCGGTTCGTGATGCCACCCAACGGATCGCGCATTCAGCTAGCTCCGATCTCCTGGCCGGCCTTGAGGCGGATGTCCGCCGTATTGATGATGCTGGCAACGAAACGATCGTGCCCAGCTCTGAACTCAGATCAAATGACAGAGCCATTTTTTATCCAGGGGACAGCATTCCCTGCGATGGAATCGTTGAAAAAGGCGAAGTCAGCTTCGATGTTGTGAAGCTCACCGGTGAATCTGTCCCCCGACACGCTGAGGCAGGTGATGAAGTTTTGGCTGGATTCATCCTGCTTGAAGGAACCATGATCATGCGCATCACGGCTGTGGGCTGTGACACCCGCATCGGTCAAATCACAGCGCTGATCGACTCAGCTCCTGTTTTCGACACTCGGGTGGGCAATGTCGCAGCAAGGGTTGCCAACCGCTTTGTGTTGCCGACTCTTGCGTTGGCAGGAGTCTCACTGCTTCTAAGCGCAGGCAATCTCGCCCAGGCGGCCTCCCTGCTGATGTTCGACCTAGGCACCGGCCTCAGGGTTTCTGTGCCAACGGCGATCATGGCTGCCCTGACACGCGCAGGTAGCCAAGGACTCCTGATCCGTAGTGGACGTGCGCTCGAACTCCTCGATGAGATCGACGTTGTTGTCTTCGATAAGACAGGCACACTCACCAAAGGGCACCCCTCGGTGGTTCATTTCGATGTGCTCGACCCATCGTTCGAGCCCGAGACACTGATGCATTTGGCGGCATCCGCCGAACAGGGACTGAACCATCCGATTGCAGAGGCCATCGTTCAATACGCGGCACTCTCAGAACAGCATCCTGCCACTCCTGATGCCTGGGATTACAAGATTGGGCGTGGAGTCTCCGCTGTGATCGAAGGCCATTCCGTGTTGATCGGTAACTCCCGATTGCTGCGCGAAGAAGGCTTGACTGAGCCAGAACTACCGATTCGCCCAGAGCTGGACACAGCAACACCTGTCTTTCTCGCCGTCGACGGTGCCATCGTCGGTGTTTTCCACGCCGCCGATACCCTGCGTCCCGACAGCCACGCCCTGGTGCAAGAACTGCACCGCCGCGGCATCCAAGCGCACATGCTCACCGGCGACATCGCAACCGTTGCTCACGCTGTGGCCGCACGGCTTGGTCTACATCCAGATGAAGTGCACGCGGAAGCGCTACCCGATCAGAAAGCAGATCTGGTGAAAGCGTTCAAAGACCAAGGCAAGCGGGTGGTGTTCGTGGGAGATGGCATCAATGACTCAGCGGCTCTGGCCTACGCCGATGTGTCTGTTTCATTCGCTTCTGGCAGCGACCTGGCCAGGGAAACCGCTGACATCGTGCTCACGAACGATCGTGTTTCCGATCTAATCGCTGCACAGGATCTGTCTCGGCTCACCTTCAAACTCATCCGCGAGAACATCGGCATCGTTGGCGTTCCCAACCTCAGCGCACTGCTCATCGGAACCTTCTTCCCCCTGGGACCGATCACAGCGGTGCTGATCAACAACGGGTCCTCCTTGGTCGCTGCTGGTAATGCCATGCGCACGCTCAGATTCCGTCCTTCCCCCCTATCAGAACCGCAAAGCTGCGACCTGCCTGCACCGTTGCGCGCCAGTGATCTTGCCAAGCGCTTGGGAACAACCCATCAAAGGATTAGCTCGATGCGCAAGAAAGGGGGACTTCCCTCTTGGAGCCGCCTCCAAGATCCTGACGGACACAGCTGGCGCTACTGCGAAACAACGCAGATCTACCACCCGCTGGAGATCGCTGAGGCGGTGGCTTGA
- a CDS encoding carbonic anhydrase, with protein MAGESRHPHSSAHRLKQLVDGQRPMAAILSCSDSRVPVELLFDAGFGDLYVVRTAGNTSYSDTIGSLDYGVLSLGIHLIVVMGHERCGAVTAACTPEETLTPALSDLVGTIRSNLKRVGIANDVGAACRANSMESARSLVHGSALMQERVKQGTLRIEAACYTLEEGAIEWLGAVS; from the coding sequence ATGGCGGGAGAGTCCCGACACCCCCACTCCTCTGCTCACAGGCTCAAGCAGCTGGTGGATGGGCAACGCCCGATGGCCGCCATCTTGAGTTGTTCCGACTCGCGCGTTCCCGTTGAGCTGCTCTTTGATGCAGGATTTGGGGATCTTTACGTGGTCCGCACCGCAGGGAATACAAGTTACAGCGACACCATTGGCTCTCTCGACTACGGCGTGCTGTCGCTGGGCATCCATCTCATTGTGGTGATGGGGCACGAACGCTGCGGAGCCGTAACAGCAGCCTGCACTCCAGAGGAAACGCTCACTCCAGCACTCAGCGATCTGGTTGGCACCATCCGCTCCAATCTCAAACGCGTTGGTATCGCCAATGATGTGGGGGCAGCCTGCCGAGCCAACAGCATGGAATCGGCTCGCAGCTTGGTTCATGGCAGTGCGTTAATGCAGGAGCGCGTGAAGCAAGGAACTCTTCGGATCGAAGCGGCTTGTTACACCCTCGAAGAGGGAGCCATCGAGTGGCTCGGTGCTGTCTCCTGA
- a CDS encoding ComEC/Rec2 family competence protein, which translates to MNSALATALLLLLGALGAALSQTWQHWCTLLAVLGFGLAVLRRWLRLSGQSLGLITLLLALVIARSGLAAEPRPHPLDPSHRIPMKGPAEVVTLQGRLLNEGQVRNGRCRALVEVNHLDGERRRGRTELTVEPCQQPLHLGDWIEVIGPLRRPRPAAHSLLHGGAERLVARGSWSQIRTDSIRVLRQSWTPLADGRRHIAEAFSEAAGPARGGLLAALVLGSAQVNLMADLREAFRVAGLSHALAASGFHLSVLLGTTLAATRSGPSALRIGAGGSAMGLFLALAGAQPSVVRAVLMGAAALLIREGGQRSRPIGVLVLTLLLMLLMHPAWARSVGFQLSAAATAGLVLSAASLEQWLCTHGPGWLRPFAPALSVPLAALAWTLPLQLLHFGSAPLYALVSNLLAAPLLAPLTLSAMALALLVLVAPAPITAFVLPWLIWPVQQLAGVLIAVVHWISGWPWAQLLTGRPQPLVVLAFALALIPWWLPALRRWRCHAIPLALLAVVVQGWVQFSDDLIRVEQWGRQWLVLRHRGRAALLSSHGDGLSCHVARQLGEGLGHSRFDWVAVMDPVAMDQSKCWSPLAHTVVAEHQGQLPLRSGQTLTSAGLGLRVTGARGRHLQVQVGQRVFALRRRDLLPPRGEVAWVGRGAEL; encoded by the coding sequence ATGAATTCGGCCCTGGCCACGGCGTTGCTCTTGCTGCTGGGAGCTCTGGGAGCGGCGCTGTCCCAGACCTGGCAGCACTGGTGCACGCTGCTCGCGGTGCTGGGTTTCGGTCTTGCCGTCCTGCGCCGATGGCTGCGGCTTTCTGGGCAATCGCTGGGCCTGATCACCCTTTTGCTGGCGCTGGTGATCGCCCGCTCCGGTCTGGCCGCTGAGCCGCGCCCCCACCCCCTCGATCCCAGTCACCGGATTCCGATGAAGGGCCCGGCTGAGGTGGTGACCCTCCAGGGACGGCTGCTGAACGAGGGACAGGTCCGTAATGGGCGTTGCCGGGCTCTTGTGGAGGTGAACCATCTCGATGGTGAGCGGCGCAGGGGGCGGACTGAACTCACCGTCGAGCCCTGTCAGCAGCCTCTGCATCTGGGCGATTGGATCGAAGTCATAGGGCCGCTACGCAGGCCGCGGCCTGCCGCCCACTCCTTGCTTCATGGGGGAGCGGAGCGGTTGGTCGCTCGAGGCAGTTGGAGTCAGATCCGCACTGACTCCATCCGGGTTTTGCGCCAGTCCTGGACGCCCTTGGCGGATGGCCGCCGGCACATTGCCGAGGCCTTCAGCGAGGCCGCCGGGCCAGCGCGCGGTGGACTGCTGGCCGCTCTCGTGCTGGGGAGTGCCCAAGTGAATCTGATGGCGGATCTGCGTGAGGCCTTCCGCGTGGCGGGGTTATCCCATGCTCTGGCCGCTTCGGGGTTTCATCTTTCCGTGCTGCTTGGCACCACCCTGGCGGCCACCCGCTCAGGTCCGTCTGCTCTGCGCATCGGGGCCGGGGGGAGTGCCATGGGCTTGTTTCTGGCGTTGGCCGGTGCCCAGCCCTCGGTGGTGCGGGCCGTGCTGATGGGGGCCGCCGCTCTCCTGATTCGTGAAGGGGGGCAGCGCAGTCGCCCTATCGGCGTGCTGGTGCTCACCCTGCTGCTCATGCTGCTGATGCATCCAGCCTGGGCCCGTTCCGTGGGATTTCAACTCAGCGCTGCAGCAACCGCTGGTTTGGTCTTGTCGGCGGCCTCCCTGGAACAGTGGCTTTGCACCCATGGGCCGGGGTGGCTGCGCCCTTTCGCCCCTGCCCTGTCCGTTCCCCTGGCGGCCCTGGCCTGGACCCTGCCCTTGCAGTTGCTCCACTTCGGTTCGGCCCCCCTCTACGCCCTGGTCAGCAATCTGCTGGCGGCTCCGTTGCTCGCTCCGCTCACCCTGTCGGCGATGGCGTTGGCCCTGCTTGTGCTGGTAGCGCCGGCGCCGATCACCGCCTTTGTTCTGCCCTGGCTGATCTGGCCCGTTCAGCAGTTGGCAGGCGTGCTGATCGCCGTGGTGCACTGGATCAGTGGCTGGCCATGGGCCCAGTTGCTCACCGGCCGTCCCCAACCGCTGGTGGTGCTTGCGTTCGCCCTTGCCTTGATCCCCTGGTGGTTACCCGCGCTTCGGCGTTGGCGTTGCCACGCCATTCCTCTGGCTCTGTTGGCCGTGGTGGTGCAGGGGTGGGTGCAGTTCAGTGATGACCTGATCAGGGTGGAGCAGTGGGGACGCCAGTGGCTGGTGCTGCGGCATCGCGGCCGTGCGGCTTTGTTGAGCAGCCATGGCGATGGCCTGAGTTGCCATGTGGCTAGGCAACTGGGCGAGGGGCTTGGCCATTCCCGTTTTGATTGGGTGGCGGTGATGGACCCTGTGGCCATGGACCAGTCCAAGTGTTGGAGTCCCCTGGCACATACCGTTGTGGCGGAGCACCAGGGGCAGCTGCCTCTGCGGTCCGGGCAGACGTTGACAAGTGCAGGCCTCGGTTTGCGCGTGACGGGTGCCAGAGGTCGACACCTGCAGGTTCAGGTGGGACAGCGGGTGTTTGCTCTGCGTCGCAGAGATCTGTTACCCCCACGTGGCGAGGTGGCTTGGGTGGGGCGTGGGGCGGAGCTCTAA